A section of the Engystomops pustulosus chromosome 3, aEngPut4.maternal, whole genome shotgun sequence genome encodes:
- the LOC140122859 gene encoding trace amine-associated receptor 4-like: MNLSCPRTVRPLLTVLSMYTVIYGAIILTIVGNLLVIISVSHFRQLHTPTNFLILSLATSDFLLGLTVMPYSMMRSITACWYFGDLFCKLHSCIDMTLCTSSIFHLFFISVDRYYAICQPLHYNRKITIHLIQIYILVSWSVPCLYSFSLVFSNLNMEGLEEMDILDHCIGSCSLVFNKIWGIVSSLFSFFIPGTFMIGIYIHIFSVANKQVRFINSIPNSISQKNSSKKKMFVNAEKKAARTLSLVMGVFILCWLPFFTLIIAEPYLNFLLSDDVYNTVLWLGYFNSACNPVIYGLFYPWFKKSFHLILTGKIFQSDSASFNISA; this comes from the coding sequence ATGAACCTATCGTGCCCTAGGACTGTCAGACCTTTGCTCACTGTTCTATCCATGTACACTGTCATATATGGAGCTATCATCCTTACAATTGTGGGAAACCTCTTGGTCATCATCTCAGTTTCTCATTTCAGACAGCTTCACACTCCAACTAATTTTCTCATTTTGTCATTGGCCACTTCAGATTTCCTCCTTGGACTCACAGTAATGCCGTACAGTATGATGAGGTCCATCACTGCCTGTTGGTATTTTGGAGACCTGTTCTGTAAACTCCACAGCTGCATTGATATGACATTGTGCACCTCCTCCATATTTCATCTATTCTTCATTTCTGTTGATCGGTACTATGCAATATGTCAACCTCTTCATTACAACAGGAAAATAACAATACATctcatacagatatatatattagTCAGCTGGTCTGTTCCATGTTTATACTCTTTTAGTCTTGTTTTCTCAAATCTAAACATGGAAGGTTTAGAGGAGATGGATATACTAGACCATTGTATTGGGTCTTGTTCTCTTGTCTTCAACAAAATATGGGGTATAGTCTCTTCGTTGTTCTCTTTCTTTATTCCAGGGACCTTCATGATTGGAATTTACATACACATTTTCTCAGTTGCAAATAAACAAGTCAGATTCATTAATTCGATTCCCAATTCTATATCTCAGAAGAATAGTAgtaaaaagaaaatgtttgtaaatgcagaaaaaaaagcAGCAAGGACTCTGAGCTTAGTTATGGGGGTGTTTATTTTGTGCTGGTTGCCCTTTTTTACTCTCATTATAGCTGAACCCTATCTTAACTTTTTACTATCTGATGATGTATACAATACTGTTTTGTGGCTTGGTTATTTTAATTCCGCATGTAATCCTGTTATTTATGGTTTATTTTACCCTTGGTTTAAAAAATCTTTCCATTTGATACTTACTGGTAAAATATTCCAATCAGATTCTGCTTCTTTTAATATATCAGCATGA